In Halarcobacter bivalviorum, a genomic segment contains:
- the lspA gene encoding signal peptidase II, with the protein MRKEYKLSLIIFISIFIFDQFVKYAFVNFSWEVDGPYMSLKLAYNYGVAFSMFAFLQEYLKYIQLVIALVATIYLVKNKEIFYKYFIPISILYAAGLSNILDRFTYGAVVDYFYWHYGFEFAIFNIADVMINLAVAIIIIMQILEAREEKKKKSKS; encoded by the coding sequence ATGAGAAAAGAGTATAAATTATCATTAATCATTTTTATATCTATTTTTATTTTTGACCAGTTTGTAAAATATGCTTTTGTGAACTTTTCTTGGGAAGTAGATGGTCCTTATATGTCTTTAAAATTAGCATATAACTATGGGGTTGCTTTCTCAATGTTTGCTTTTTTACAAGAGTATTTAAAGTATATTCAACTAGTAATAGCTCTTGTAGCAACAATTTATTTAGTAAAAAATAAAGAGATTTTTTATAAATATTTTATACCAATATCAATACTTTATGCAGCAGGATTATCTAATATTTTAGATAGATTTACCTATGGAGCTGTAGTAGATTATTTTTATTGGCATTATGGTTTCGAATTTGCAATATTTAATATAGCAGATGTGATGATAAATCTTGCAGTTGCAATTATTATAATTATGCAAATATTAGAAGCAAGAGAAGAGAAGAAAAAAAAGTCCAAATCGTAA
- the mobA gene encoding molybdenum cofactor guanylyltransferase MobA has product MNTSPLDIPCVILCGGKSSRMGEDKALLPFDSSKTLTQYQFDKLKKIFKKVYLSSKDNKFDFINKEQLIIDDSDIYSPIIALNSIFTSLNDKNIFIITVDTPLIKLDSIKKLISSHNSYDITVAKTHRIHNLCGIYNREKSLLVIDKMLSEDFHKVGFLLKELNTQYINFSNEDEFINLNDKNEYKKALSIIS; this is encoded by the coding sequence ATGAACACTTCACCACTTGATATACCTTGTGTTATTCTTTGTGGTGGTAAAAGTTCAAGAATGGGAGAAGATAAAGCTCTTCTTCCTTTTGATTCTTCAAAAACACTTACTCAATACCAATTTGATAAATTAAAAAAGATTTTTAAAAAAGTATATCTTTCTTCTAAAGATAATAAATTTGATTTTATAAATAAAGAGCAATTAATAATTGATGATTCAGATATTTATTCTCCTATTATTGCCTTAAATTCTATTTTTACAAGTTTAAATGATAAGAATATTTTTATTATAACTGTTGATACTCCTTTAATAAAACTTGATTCAATTAAGAAACTAATTTCTTCACATAATAGTTATGATATTACTGTTGCAAAAACACATAGGATTCATAACCTTTGTGGTATATATAATAGAGAAAAATCTTTATTAGTTATAGATAAAATGCTTAGTGAAGATTTTCATAAAGTAGGCTTTTTATTAAAAGAGTTAAATACTCAATATATAAACTTTTCTAATGAAGATGAGTTCATAAATTTAAATGATAAAAATGAGTATAAAAAAGCTTTATCAATTATAAGTTAA
- a CDS encoding NAD(P)/FAD-dependent oxidoreductase, with amino-acid sequence MSNNTELKEALNIIDKELKNKGLSRREALKLAGIGSASFLMGSSELEAATVANASDVKAKILIIGGGLAGIATAARLSSSLSNPDITVIEPNPKSVSYQPGNTLIAAGIYTKDDVMYDTKDFVPNGVTVIKDRAVEFDPENNKVKTENGETLDYDYMVIAAGLKLDFGKIQGLEEIGELTTLGDSSKLISKLKDSGVCSIYSTDGAVATWENMQKLVQDAKAGKKVNAVFTHPNTPIKCGGAPKKIMYLTNSRLEEAGARQNAELTFYPNGGNMFGVKEYHEAILKQFEVRDFKWHYNHNLVGVDLEKKIATFDNFWDEKGEYDADLGEYDIVTKHKDVEVEYDFLHITPPMKAPDEIGKSAIGSGKGWVPVNKETLQHIKYKNIFSLGDIAAVPMGKTGGSVRKQYKVLVDNLISAMEGKELKAKYEGYTVCPLITDIGKVMLAEFDWSKKPTPSFPLDPTVERYVWWLLKVYMLKPMTQYGLLAGRA; translated from the coding sequence ATGTCTAATAATACTGAGTTAAAAGAAGCCTTGAATATAATCGATAAAGAGCTGAAAAACAAGGGTCTTTCAAGAAGGGAAGCATTAAAATTAGCAGGAATAGGTTCTGCTTCATTTTTAATGGGAAGTAGTGAGCTTGAAGCAGCTACAGTTGCAAATGCAAGTGATGTTAAAGCAAAAATTTTAATTATTGGTGGAGGTCTTGCTGGAATTGCAACAGCAGCAAGATTATCAAGTAGTTTATCAAATCCAGATATAACAGTAATAGAACCAAATCCTAAGTCTGTTTCATATCAACCAGGTAATACTTTAATTGCAGCAGGTATTTATACAAAAGATGATGTTATGTATGATACAAAAGATTTTGTACCAAATGGAGTTACTGTAATCAAAGATAGAGCAGTTGAATTTGATCCAGAAAACAATAAAGTAAAAACAGAAAATGGTGAAACTTTAGATTATGACTATATGGTTATTGCAGCAGGATTAAAATTAGATTTTGGAAAAATCCAAGGATTAGAAGAGATAGGAGAACTTACAACATTAGGTGATTCAAGTAAACTTATTTCAAAATTAAAAGATAGTGGTGTTTGTTCTATTTACTCAACAGATGGGGCAGTAGCTACTTGGGAAAATATGCAAAAACTTGTACAAGATGCAAAAGCTGGTAAGAAAGTAAATGCAGTATTTACTCATCCTAATACACCAATAAAATGTGGTGGAGCACCTAAAAAAATTATGTATCTTACAAATTCTAGATTAGAAGAAGCTGGTGCAAGACAAAATGCTGAACTTACTTTCTATCCAAATGGTGGAAACATGTTTGGAGTAAAAGAGTATCATGAAGCTATTTTAAAACAGTTTGAAGTAAGAGATTTTAAATGGCATTATAATCATAATCTAGTAGGAGTTGATTTAGAGAAAAAAATTGCAACTTTTGATAACTTCTGGGATGAAAAAGGTGAATATGATGCTGATTTAGGAGAATATGATATTGTAACTAAACATAAAGATGTTGAAGTTGAATATGACTTTTTACATATAACTCCACCAATGAAAGCTCCAGATGAAATTGGAAAATCTGCAATTGGTTCAGGAAAAGGTTGGGTTCCTGTAAATAAAGAGACATTACAACATATTAAATATAAGAATATCTTTTCATTAGGAGATATTGCGGCTGTACCTATGGGAAAAACTGGTGGAAGTGTAAGAAAACAATATAAAGTATTAGTTGATAACTTAATCTCTGCAATGGAGGGTAAAGAGTTAAAAGCTAAATATGAAGGATATACTGTTTGTCCATTAATTACTGATATTGGAAAAGTTATGCTTGCAGAATTTGATTGGAGTAAAAAACCAACACCTTCTTTCCCACTAGATCCAACAGTAGAGAGATATGTTTGGTGGTTATTAAAAGTATATATGTTAAAACCAATGACTCAATATGGATTATTAGCAGGAAGAGCATAA
- a CDS encoding cytochrome C: MTRFLKLTMAAVLLLGVASTTASADARKGQKIFIKKFKSKCGFNGAKFAAKHSQSEWASINEAGNFKKEMMTICPEVKEADINDSWVPHLYDFSYEYANDSGNVPAC; encoded by the coding sequence ATGACTAGATTTTTAAAGCTTACTATGGCTGCTGTTTTATTATTAGGAGTTGCTTCAACAACAGCTTCTGCTGATGCAAGAAAGGGTCAAAAGATTTTTATTAAAAAATTTAAATCAAAATGTGGATTCAATGGTGCTAAATTTGCAGCAAAACATTCTCAATCTGAGTGGGCTTCAATTAATGAAGCAGGTAACTTTAAAAAAGAGATGATGACAATTTGTCCAGAAGTAAAAGAAGCAGATATTAATGATTCTTGGGTTCCTCATCTTTATGATTTCTCATATGAGTACGCAAATGATTCAGGAAATGTTCCTGCTTGTTAA
- a CDS encoding rhodanese-like domain-containing protein yields the protein MKLLLSKIFALIMVFSFSQASELKIIDFTEAKKLFENKEALFLDARGEKLYMRGTILGSLNLPVNRFSKSVGLLPINKNAKIVSFCNGFKCEKSDELAVLLEKEGYSNVLVYKGGYPEWKEKAMPLMALKAEEVQQENKVIEAKGKKYQVKGATIFLGQDKGMIDQFWFEKVVLNDLPKNVQLIDIRKESDFKEGHIKGAINAPWDSKAEKIDLSKVSTDKVLVFYCNTGMQSAEAALSLKKRVGKDIFYFDANVSCEKNNCKVEANENL from the coding sequence ATGAAACTTTTATTAAGCAAAATTTTTGCACTTATCATGGTTTTCTCTTTTTCTCAGGCAAGTGAGTTAAAGATAATTGATTTTACAGAAGCTAAAAAGCTTTTTGAAAATAAAGAAGCACTATTTTTAGATGCTAGAGGTGAGAAACTTTATATGAGAGGAACTATTTTAGGTTCTTTAAATTTACCTGTAAATAGATTTTCAAAAAGTGTAGGACTTTTACCTATAAATAAAAATGCAAAAATAGTATCTTTTTGTAATGGTTTTAAATGTGAGAAATCAGATGAATTAGCTGTACTTTTAGAAAAAGAGGGATATAGTAATGTTCTAGTTTATAAAGGTGGTTATCCTGAGTGGAAAGAAAAAGCTATGCCTTTAATGGCTTTAAAAGCTGAAGAAGTTCAACAAGAGAATAAAGTTATTGAAGCTAAAGGTAAAAAATATCAAGTAAAAGGTGCAACAATCTTTTTAGGACAAGATAAGGGAATGATTGATCAATTTTGGTTTGAGAAAGTAGTATTAAATGATTTACCAAAAAATGTTCAACTTATTGATATTAGAAAAGAGAGTGATTTTAAAGAGGGTCATATTAAAGGTGCTATAAATGCTCCTTGGGATTCAAAAGCTGAAAAAATTGATTTATCAAAAGTATCAACTGATAAAGTTTTAGTATTTTATTGTAATACAGGTATGCAATCAGCTGAAGCTGCACTTAGTCTAAAGAAAAGAGTAGGTAAAGATATATTTTATTTTGATGCAAATGTAAGTTGTGAAAAGAATAATTGTAAAGTTGAAGCAAACGAGAATCTATAA
- the rplT gene encoding 50S ribosomal protein L20, which yields MPRVKTGVVRRRRHKKVLKQARGFFSGRRKHFRKAKEQLEHSLVYAYRDRRQKKRDIRKLWIVRINAACRLNDINYSRFMNGLKLANIELDRKILADMAMNDAQAFTALVVKAKEALAA from the coding sequence ATGCCTAGAGTAAAAACTGGTGTAGTTAGAAGAAGAAGACATAAAAAAGTTTTAAAGCAAGCTAGAGGATTTTTCTCAGGAAGAAGAAAACACTTTAGAAAAGCAAAAGAGCAATTAGAACACTCTTTAGTATATGCTTATAGAGATAGAAGACAAAAGAAAAGAGATATTAGAAAGCTTTGGATCGTAAGAATCAATGCTGCTTGTAGATTAAATGATATTAACTACTCAAGATTCATGAATGGATTAAAACTAGCTAACATTGAGTTAGATAGAAAAATCTTAGCTGACATGGCTATGAATGATGCTCAAGCATTTACAGCATTAGTTGTAAAAGCAAAAGAAGCATTAGCAGCATAA
- the rpmI gene encoding 50S ribosomal protein L35 translates to MPKMKSNSGALKRFKVKKNGSITRGSAFRSHILTKMTQKRKRALRGPQTVDAADATRVKRMLCQA, encoded by the coding sequence ATGCCAAAGATGAAATCAAACAGTGGTGCTTTAAAGAGATTTAAAGTAAAAAAGAATGGTTCTATTACAAGAGGATCAGCTTTTAGAAGCCACATCTTAACTAAGATGACTCAAAAAAGAAAAAGAGCTCTAAGAGGGCCACAAACTGTAGATGCTGCTGATGCAACTAGAGTTAAAAGAATGTTATGCCAAGCATAA
- the infC gene encoding translation initiation factor IF-3 produces MNEDITSKEVRCMGDDGTNYGIISTTDALSTADELGLDLVLIAPEAKPPVAKIMDYGKFKYQQEKKKKEAKKKQKVIVVKEVKFSVKIAENDVNYKVKHAVEFLEKGYHVKCRVFLKGREMAHPEAGVEVLERVWPMLEEYGTRDGIPKQEGRFVNMMVLPKAESKK; encoded by the coding sequence ATGAATGAGGACATCACTTCAAAAGAAGTAAGGTGTATGGGAGATGATGGTACAAATTATGGAATTATATCAACAACAGATGCATTAAGCACTGCAGACGAATTAGGATTAGATTTAGTTCTTATTGCACCAGAAGCAAAACCGCCTGTTGCAAAAATCATGGATTATGGTAAGTTTAAATACCAACAAGAGAAAAAGAAAAAAGAAGCTAAGAAAAAACAAAAAGTAATTGTAGTTAAAGAAGTTAAATTTTCTGTAAAAATTGCAGAAAATGATGTTAACTATAAAGTTAAACATGCTGTTGAATTCCTAGAAAAAGGATATCATGTTAAGTGTAGAGTATTTCTAAAGGGGCGAGAAATGGCTCATCCTGAAGCTGGTGTTGAAGTACTGGAAAGAGTATGGCCAATGCTTGAAGAGTATGGAACAAGAGATGGAATTCCAAAGCAAGAAGGAAGATTTGTAAATATGATGGTTCTTCCTAAAGCTGAAAGTAAAAAATAA
- the thrS gene encoding threonine--tRNA ligase: MEPIGILKEGQIYDLQTAEALNLSGDEIKADNSPESLEILKHSCAHLMAQAIKELYPDAKFFVGPVVKEGFYYDFKTEEKISDEDLPKIEKKMKDLANAKLPIERYEASREEIQTKFANDELKQAVLANITDETLTLYKQGDFEDLCRGPHVPNTRMIRSFKLTRVAGAYLGGDEENEMITRIYGIAFFDKKELNDYIRMLEEAKKRDHRKLGTELELFTFSDEIGAGLPLWLPNGAKLRSKLEHLLYKAHRVRGYEPVRGPEMLKADMWKISGHYDNYKENMYFTTIDEQEYGIKPMNCVGHIQIFKNDLVSYKELPLKFFEYGVVHRHEMSGAMHGLFRVREFTQDDAHIFCTKDQIKDVIIEVLDFVDSLMKVFDFKYEMEVSTKPKKAIGDDAFWEATTKGIMDALDSENLPYGIDEGGGAFYGPKIDIKITDAIGRKWQCGTVQVDMNLPSRFNIEYVNDKGEKEQPVMIHRAILGSFERFVGILTEHCAGEFPFVVAPTQVIFVPIADTHVEYAKSLQKELLENDIDSKIFNMNESLNKRIRMAEKQRVPMIVVVGDEEVANETIALRDRRNREQSNISKKEFIDMLNEIKSGSKI; this comes from the coding sequence TTGGAACCTATTGGTATATTAAAAGAAGGCCAAATCTATGACCTTCAAACAGCGGAGGCTTTAAACTTAAGTGGAGATGAGATTAAAGCTGACAACTCTCCTGAATCTCTAGAGATATTAAAACACTCATGTGCTCACTTAATGGCACAAGCTATCAAAGAACTATACCCAGATGCAAAATTCTTTGTTGGTCCTGTTGTAAAAGAAGGTTTTTACTACGACTTTAAAACAGAAGAAAAAATCTCTGATGAAGATCTTCCAAAAATTGAAAAAAAGATGAAAGATTTAGCGAATGCTAAACTTCCGATTGAAAGATATGAAGCATCAAGAGAAGAGATTCAAACAAAATTTGCAAATGATGAATTAAAACAAGCAGTTCTTGCAAACATTACTGATGAGACATTAACACTTTATAAGCAAGGTGATTTTGAAGATTTATGTAGAGGGCCTCATGTACCTAATACAAGAATGATTAGAAGCTTCAAACTTACAAGAGTAGCAGGTGCTTATTTAGGTGGGGATGAAGAAAATGAAATGATCACAAGAATCTATGGAATCGCTTTCTTTGATAAAAAAGAATTAAATGATTACATTAGAATGCTTGAAGAAGCTAAAAAAAGAGATCACAGAAAATTAGGAACTGAATTAGAACTATTCACATTTAGTGATGAAATTGGAGCAGGACTTCCATTATGGTTACCTAATGGTGCAAAACTAAGAAGTAAATTAGAACACCTTTTATATAAAGCTCACAGAGTTAGAGGTTATGAGCCAGTAAGAGGTCCAGAGATGCTAAAAGCAGATATGTGGAAAATTTCTGGTCACTATGATAACTATAAAGAAAATATGTATTTCACTACTATTGATGAGCAAGAGTATGGAATTAAACCAATGAACTGTGTTGGACATATTCAAATTTTTAAAAATGATTTAGTATCATATAAAGAGCTACCTCTTAAATTCTTTGAATATGGAGTTGTTCATAGACATGAAATGTCAGGTGCAATGCATGGACTTTTTAGAGTTAGAGAATTTACTCAAGATGATGCACATATTTTTTGTACAAAAGACCAAATCAAAGATGTAATTATTGAAGTATTAGATTTCGTTGATAGCTTAATGAAAGTATTTGATTTCAAATATGAAATGGAAGTTTCAACAAAACCTAAAAAAGCAATTGGAGATGATGCTTTCTGGGAAGCAACAACAAAAGGTATTATGGATGCCTTAGATTCAGAAAATCTACCTTATGGAATTGATGAAGGTGGAGGTGCATTCTATGGACCAAAAATTGATATTAAAATTACTGATGCAATTGGAAGAAAATGGCAATGTGGTACTGTTCAAGTAGATATGAACTTACCAAGTAGATTTAATATTGAGTATGTAAATGATAAGGGTGAAAAAGAACAACCTGTTATGATTCACAGAGCAATTCTTGGTTCATTTGAAAGATTTGTTGGTATCTTAACAGAACACTGTGCTGGTGAATTTCCATTTGTAGTAGCACCAACACAAGTTATTTTTGTACCAATTGCTGATACTCATGTTGAGTATGCAAAATCTTTACAAAAAGAGCTTTTAGAGAATGATATAGATTCAAAAATCTTTAATATGAATGAATCATTAAATAAAAGAATTAGAATGGCTGAAAAGCAAAGAGTACCAATGATTGTTGTTGTTGGGGATGAAGAAGTTGCTAATGAAACTATTGCATTAAGAGATAGAAGAAATAGAGAACAATCAAATATAAGTAAAAAAGAGTTCATTGATATGTTAAATGAAATTAAATCAGGGAGTAAAATTTGA
- a CDS encoding rhodanese-like domain-containing protein: MKVKNVLKSLVVVGLLTSSAYANEPGNLIKPSPKVESMIKKFNLEVVDYNYAKAKVGKGTHNGAKAIFVDARPSKMFKVGTIPSSINIPDTDYEKYVGQLKDTPKNKEILVFCGGWNCGKSPKVANMLKKDGFTNVKLYQAGEPEWAKRNYQEVDLVVAQAAQVNNSAVLIDARPYKMFLTETIAGSISIPDTEVEKLKGRFPVHQNEKIIVYCGGFKCVKSHNVAKKLISMGYRDVNVFAGGLPEWKKAGLSTTKSAAKVDTKKVSNKPTMSKNGAKLGVDEGSINGEWLNSLIKEDKVPAFIQIVDVTDPSEFKNGHIKGAINIPAEKLSAKELFEKLPKGKTVVFNCTAGGRSIEAWTKLKDAKLDISEVFYFDANVDCKGNSCKIEVNEALGI, encoded by the coding sequence ATGAAAGTAAAAAATGTATTAAAAAGTTTAGTAGTTGTAGGTTTACTTACAAGTAGTGCATATGCAAATGAGCCTGGAAATTTAATTAAGCCAAGCCCAAAAGTTGAATCAATGATTAAAAAGTTTAATCTTGAAGTAGTTGATTATAATTATGCAAAAGCAAAAGTAGGAAAAGGAACTCACAATGGAGCAAAAGCAATCTTTGTTGATGCTAGACCTTCTAAGATGTTCAAAGTAGGAACTATTCCTTCTTCTATAAATATTCCAGATACTGATTATGAGAAGTATGTAGGACAATTAAAAGATACACCAAAAAATAAAGAAATTTTAGTATTTTGTGGTGGGTGGAATTGTGGTAAATCTCCAAAAGTAGCTAATATGCTAAAAAAAGATGGTTTTACAAATGTTAAATTATATCAAGCAGGTGAACCTGAATGGGCAAAAAGAAACTATCAAGAAGTTGATTTAGTTGTAGCTCAAGCAGCACAAGTTAATAATAGTGCAGTATTAATTGATGCAAGACCATATAAAATGTTTTTAACAGAGACAATTGCAGGTTCAATCTCTATTCCTGATACAGAAGTAGAAAAATTAAAAGGAAGATTTCCAGTTCATCAAAATGAAAAAATCATTGTTTATTGTGGTGGATTTAAATGTGTTAAATCTCACAATGTTGCTAAAAAACTTATTTCTATGGGATATAGAGATGTAAATGTATTTGCAGGTGGATTACCAGAGTGGAAAAAAGCTGGTTTAAGTACAACTAAAAGTGCTGCAAAAGTAGATACAAAAAAAGTTTCTAATAAACCTACAATGAGTAAAAATGGGGCTAAATTAGGTGTTGATGAAGGAAGTATTAATGGAGAATGGTTAAACTCTTTAATTAAAGAGGATAAAGTACCTGCATTTATCCAAATTGTTGATGTAACTGACCCAAGTGAGTTTAAAAATGGACATATCAAGGGTGCTATAAATATTCCTGCAGAAAAGTTATCAGCAAAAGAGCTTTTTGAAAAGCTTCCAAAAGGAAAAACAGTAGTATTTAACTGTACAGCTGGTGGAAGATCAATTGAAGCATGGACAAAATTAAAAGATGCAAAACTTGATATTAGTGAAGTTTTCTATTTTGATGCAAATGTTGATTGTAAAGGAAACTCTTGTAAAATTGAAGTAAATGAGGCTTTAGGTATTTAA
- a CDS encoding NAD(P)/FAD-dependent oxidoreductase — translation MDKKDLLNEFEKELIKNGISRRDALKLMGLGTASAALLNPIESKASEAKASDVKAKVVIVGGGLSGISTAARLMNSLSNPDVTVIEPSDVSVSYQPGNTFIGAGVYEKKDVMYNLKDFIPQGVKLIKDKAIEFDPENNSLTISSGEKITYDFLVVAAGLTLDFGKIKGLEELGDTYTMDEKSKIKELFDGTGVSTVYNTDAAVYTWKNMQATIEEAKKGKKLNAIFSHPDTAIKCGGAPKKMMYLMDARLNEAGKEVRANVDMTFYPNSTKLFSVKEYADAIQKQYEDRNMKWKFAHNLKEVDIKNKIATFENFWDEKGDWDPDLQEYDLVRKTKKVEVNFDFLHVAPPMKAPDEIGKSSIGSGKGWVPVNKETLQHVKYKNIFSLGDIAAVPLGKTGGSVRKQYKVVVDNLISAMEGKELKAKYDGYTVCPIITGIGTVMLAEFDWSMKPTPSFPLDPTKERYIWWLLKAYILKPMTQYGMLSGRA, via the coding sequence ATGGATAAAAAAGATTTACTTAATGAGTTTGAAAAAGAACTGATTAAAAATGGGATATCAAGAAGAGATGCTTTAAAATTAATGGGATTAGGAACTGCAAGTGCAGCTTTATTAAATCCAATTGAATCTAAAGCCTCTGAAGCAAAAGCAAGTGATGTTAAAGCAAAGGTTGTAATAGTTGGTGGTGGATTATCAGGAATCTCAACAGCTGCAAGATTAATGAATTCATTAAGTAATCCAGATGTTACAGTAATAGAGCCAAGTGATGTGTCTGTTTCATATCAACCTGGGAATACTTTTATTGGTGCAGGAGTATATGAAAAAAAAGATGTAATGTATAATTTAAAAGATTTTATTCCTCAAGGAGTAAAACTTATTAAAGACAAAGCTATTGAATTTGACCCTGAAAATAATAGTTTAACAATTTCAAGTGGAGAAAAAATTACTTATGACTTTTTAGTTGTGGCAGCAGGGTTAACTTTAGATTTTGGGAAGATCAAAGGTTTAGAAGAGCTTGGTGATACATATACCATGGATGAAAAAAGTAAAATCAAAGAGTTATTTGATGGTACAGGAGTTAGTACAGTATATAATACTGATGCAGCTGTTTATACTTGGAAAAATATGCAAGCAACAATAGAAGAAGCTAAAAAAGGTAAAAAGTTAAATGCTATTTTTTCTCATCCCGATACTGCAATTAAATGTGGAGGGGCTCCTAAAAAGATGATGTATCTTATGGATGCAAGATTAAATGAAGCAGGAAAAGAAGTAAGAGCAAATGTAGATATGACTTTTTATCCAAATTCTACAAAGCTATTTTCTGTAAAAGAGTATGCAGATGCAATTCAAAAACAATATGAAGATAGAAATATGAAGTGGAAGTTTGCACATAATCTAAAAGAAGTTGATATAAAAAATAAAATTGCAACTTTTGAAAACTTTTGGGATGAAAAAGGGGATTGGGACCCTGATTTACAAGAGTATGATTTAGTAAGAAAAACTAAAAAAGTTGAAGTAAATTTTGATTTCTTACATGTAGCTCCTCCAATGAAAGCTCCAGATGAGATAGGAAAATCTTCAATTGGTTCAGGAAAAGGTTGGGTTCCTGTAAATAAAGAAACTCTTCAACATGTAAAATATAAAAATATCTTCTCTTTAGGAGATATAGCAGCAGTTCCATTAGGTAAAACGGGTGGAAGTGTAAGAAAACAATATAAAGTGGTTGTTGATAACTTAATCTCTGCAATGGAAGGAAAAGAGTTAAAAGCTAAATATGATGGATATACTGTATGTCCAATTATTACAGGAATTGGAACTGTAATGTTAGCTGAATTTGATTGGAGTATGAAACCAACTCCATCTTTCCCTCTTGACCCAACAAAAGAGAGATATATCTGGTGGTTATTAAAAGCATATATTCTAAAACCAATGACACAGTATGGAATGTTGTCAGGTAGAGCTTAA
- a CDS encoding 3-isopropylmalate dehydratase large subunit codes for MGQTITEKIFSEHVGREVYAGEIVRSPIDMVIGNDITTPISIRAFEEGGFKELANPDGFAIVLDHFIPAKDIASANQAKISRDFAMKHDLKHFFDEKDMGIEHALLPEKGLVLPGDVIIGADSHTCTHGGLGAFSTGMGSTDISFGMITGGNWFKVPESIKVVMTGKPTEYVSGKDIILEVIRMLGVDGALYQTLEFTGDTVQYLSMDDRFSICNMAIEAGAKNGIFAYDEITEEFLKRTAELNDGLRAEPKIHYSDEDANYTKVIEIDVANLEPVIAYPFLPDNGHSVSQAVADEIRVDQVFIGSCTNGRLSDFKVAAEIMKGKKVARHVRMILTPGTQKILRDATKAGYIDILVDAGAVVSNPTCGACLGGYMGILGDNEVCISTTNRNFVGRMGSRSSKIYLANSAVAAASAISGYITDPRGL; via the coding sequence ATGGGTCAGACAATAACAGAAAAAATATTTAGTGAACACGTAGGAAGAGAAGTTTACGCAGGAGAAATTGTAAGAAGTCCAATTGATATGGTAATTGGAAATGATATTACTACTCCTATTTCTATTAGAGCATTTGAAGAAGGTGGATTTAAAGAATTAGCAAATCCAGATGGTTTTGCTATTGTTCTTGACCACTTTATTCCAGCGAAAGATATTGCATCTGCAAACCAAGCAAAAATCTCTAGAGATTTTGCAATGAAACATGATTTAAAACATTTCTTTGATGAAAAAGATATGGGTATTGAGCATGCATTATTACCAGAGAAAGGTTTAGTATTACCAGGTGATGTAATTATTGGTGCAGATTCACATACATGTACACATGGTGGTCTTGGAGCATTCTCTACAGGTATGGGTTCTACTGATATTTCATTTGGAATGATTACTGGTGGAAACTGGTTTAAAGTTCCTGAATCAATCAAAGTTGTTATGACTGGAAAACCGACTGAATATGTATCTGGAAAAGATATTATCTTAGAAGTAATTAGAATGTTAGGTGTTGATGGAGCACTTTATCAAACATTAGAATTTACTGGTGATACAGTACAATATTTATCTATGGATGATAGATTCTCTATTTGTAATATGGCTATTGAAGCTGGAGCAAAAAATGGTATTTTTGCTTATGATGAAATTACAGAAGAATTTTTAAAGAGAACTGCTGAATTAAATGATGGTTTAAGAGCTGAACCAAAAATTCACTACTCTGATGAAGATGCTAACTATACTAAAGTTATTGAAATTGATGTAGCAAATTTAGAGCCAGTTATTGCATATCCATTTTTACCAGATAATGGACATTCTGTTTCTCAAGCAGTTGCTGATGAAATCCGTGTTGACCAAGTATTTATAGGTTCTTGTACAAATGGAAGATTATCTGACTTTAAAGTAGCAGCAGAAATTATGAAGGGCAAAAAAGTTGCAAGACATGTAAGAATGATTTTAACTCCAGGTACTCAAAAAATTCTTAGAGATGCAACAAAAGCAGGATATATTGATATCTTAGTAGATGCTGGTGCTGTTGTATCAAATCCAACTTGTGGAGCATGTTTAGGTGGATATATGGGAATCTTAGGAGATAATGAAGTATGTATCTCTACTACAAATAGAAACTTTGTTGGAAGAATGGGATCTAGATCATCTAAAATCTATTTAGCAAATAGTGCAGTTGCTGCTGCATCTGCAATCTCTGGATATATTACTGACCCAAGAGGTTTATAA